The sequence GCCCGTCATGATCATACCCACCATACCACCGACACCGTGGCAGGGGAATACGTCGAGGGTATCGTCAAGCGTTGATTTTGAGCGGAGGTGCGCTACGTAGTTCGATACCATCGAGGCAATCGTGCCCACGAAAATGGCTTGCGGAACCGTCACGAAACCAGCCGCCGGCGTGATGGCGACCAGGCCAACAACCGCACCGATACAGAAACCCAGCGCTGATACTTTCTTGCCTTTGGCGGCATCGAACAGCACCCAGCCCAGACCCGCCGCCGCCGCAGCGGTGTTGGTTGTAGCGAAGGCCGTAGCGGCCAGCGGTGAGGCGCTTACGGCCGAACCAGCGTTGAAGCCAAACCACCCAAACCACAGCAGACCCGTACCCAACAGCACGTAAGGAATGTTGGCCGGGGGCAGGAAGTTGGCTTCCATGTGGTTTTTCCGACGCTTCAGGTAAATGGCACCGGCCAGCGCAGCCCAGCCAGCCGACATGTGAACAACCGTGCCACCGGCAAAGTCAAGCACGCCGAGTTTGAACAGGAAACCCTCAGGGTGCCAGGTCCAGTGTGCCAGCGGCGCATACACGAACAGGCTGAAGAGGATCATGAAGAGCACATACGACCGGAAGTTGATCCGCTCGGCCATAGACCCCGTGATGAGGGCCGGCGTGATCACGGCAAACTTCAGCTGGAAGAAAGCAAAAACGGCGAGGGGAATGGTAGCGGCCAATGACCAGGGCTTGCCATCGAGCACGCCTTTGAACATGAAGAACGTACTGGGGTTGCCCACAAACCCGCCGATGCTATCACCGAAAGCGAGGCTAAAGCCACAAACCACCCAGATGATGCTGATTACGCCCATCGCTACAAAGCTTTGCAGCATGGTCGAGATCACGTTTTTGTTGTTGACCATCCCGCCGTAGAAATAAGCGAGGCCGGGCGTCATCAGGAGCACGAGCGCCGTCGCCATCAGCATCCAGGCGGTGTCGCCGGAATTGATACCTTCCGTCACGATCGTTGTAGGCACACTGGGCACGAAAACACCCATCACGCTGATAGCCAGCAGAATAAGCAGCGGAATTATTGCGGGTTTTTGCATGGTAGTTAACTGGTTTTTGTTGTACTTAACGAGTGGTTAGAATTTGAAGATGGCGGCCATACCGAGGGTTGCCTGCGAGGGCGTCAGCGACCCGTCGCCTTTCTGGAACTTGTTGGCCGAATAGCTATCGAGGCGGAATTCAGGCTTCAGCAGCACGTGGCCGTCGGCAGCCGTGATGTTGCCCGTAACAGTGATCGAATTCACGCTGGCTCCGTTGCCGGCCGCATCGGTCAGGCCGCGAACACCGCTCTTGTTATCAAACATTTCGTAGCGAACGCCCAGGCCAAACTTGTCGGTGAAGGCGTAGTTTGAATACACCGCCGCGCCGCCCCAGCTTTTCGAGGTCGTTGGGCCGCCGTATCCCTGATAATCCCCTTTCTGCGAACCAGCCGCCGCATTAAGGCCCAGGAAGAATTTGGGCGTAATCTGATAGGTCGTCGTCAGGTCGAAGAGCGCGTAGCTAGCGTCGTCGGCTTTGGTGCCGTCGGCCAGATCAGCCGAGGCTTCGTTCGAGGCGATCGCGTTGAGGTAGACGTTCCAGCCCGACACCGGCGAGACAAACAACTGCCCAACCAGTCCTTTCTTCTTGTTGTTATCGAACAGGTTATCGACGTTGTTGACCAACCCAACCATCAGGGCCACCCGGTCGCTGAACGCGTACTGCGCTTTTACGCCGATGTGGTAGAACGGACCGTTGTTAAAGAGGTTCGAGAGCGAGTAGTTGTAGTTGGCGGGTGCGTCGATCACTTCATAACCGATGTGCGTACCAAACTGCCCGGCCGTAAACGTCAGTTTCGACGTGGCTTTCAGCGAGATGTACGCCTGCTTGATCGCCAGCGACGTTGAGCCAGCGCCCAAAAAGCCGACGTTGTTGCCGTAGTTACCCAGATCAGCAAAGGGGCCAAACGCCAGATCCATCACCGCGTCAACTTTGCTGGATGTGTAGGTAGCCTTGGCCTGAATCAGACCAATGCCAAACTGCCCCGACTTCTGGTCGAATGCCCGAGCGTTGCCATTGATGACACTGCCATCAGCCGCTCGGCCCAGCCCCAGGTTCGACTGGCTTGCCGGATTGTTGAAGTTCCCGAAATAATAGGTATCCAGGTAGCCCGAGAACGTAAACTTTCCGTCGTCCCCTTCTGCCTTCGGGGCTGTAGCGGCAGGCTGTGCCGTCGCTACGGCTTTGGGTTGCTCAACCCGCGTTGAGTCGTTGGCCTGGGCTACAACAGCGAAACTCGATAAAGAAGCAAGTAAAAGTGCTTTTTTCATGTGTTTTATTCTGTCAGGTGTATAATGGAACGTGGTTTTATTTGGCACAAATTTTAGCTAACAAAATGACTGTTGCAATGTTTGAGGTTTAATTTTTTTGTGGAAATACCTAAAAAATGCAATATTCTTATAATATTAGCAAGTGAATCGCGGTATTATCCTATAAAGCACAATCGAAACCGACTTTTGAAGAAATTTTGATATATTTTTAAAATGCCAAATATTATTTTGTTACAATCTTTGTTATTTTTTATTATCAAATGGCCTCTGCCTGGGCTATAAACGGCAAAAGCCCGGCTTGGGCCGGGCTTTTGCTATGCAGGTACGTTGGGGGCGCTAAGCGACTTTACAATGCACCCCATCCATCGAGCGGAGCGCGTTCAGCAGGCGGTTGTCGGGGAAGACCCGGTATTGGCGCGACAATAAGTTTACTTCCACGGGCTCGTCGGGATCTTTTACTTTCATCGACAGCGTACACGTACCTGGGTGCGCCTTCACCAGGTCATTGATGACCCCAATCAGTTCCTCGCTCAAGAAGGCCAGGTTGATGGTAATGGCCAGTTCCTTGCACATCTTCTCGCGGATATCGCTGAGGTAGCGGATGTTGGTCGGCTTAAACTCCAGCTGATCGGAGTTCCAGCGGTTTTGGGTTTTGCCCGTCACGTGCAGAAACAGTCCGGGCTCCACGTACTGCGCCATACGGGCGTAGTCTTCCCCAAAGAGCGTCATCTCCATCGACCCTTGGTAGTCTTCGAGCTTGAAGATCATGAACGGGTTCCCGTTTTTGGCGATGCGCGTCTGCACACTCGACACGATCCCGCCGATGCGCAGTTCGGGCGCATTGGTTTCGTAGACCTTATCGAGCGTGCAGTTGCAGAACCCTTCCAGCTCGACGGTGAATTCATCGAGCGGGTGGCCGGTGATATAAAACCCGACGACATCCTTCTCGAACTTGAGCTTCTCGATCTGATTCCAGGGCGTCACCACGGGCGGTTTGGGCCGGGGCATGGCCACGTCGTTACCTGCCCCACCACCAAACAACGACTGCTGCGAGGCCGATTTCTCGGCGTGGTGGTTGTTGGCGTAGCGGATAATCTTCTCGATGAACGTGCTCGTGTCGCCGGGTGCCGTCTCGAAATACTGCGCCCGGTGGATGTCGGGGTCGAGGGCATCGAAAGCCCCGGCGTAGGCCAGCGATTCGATTGTTTTCTTGTTGACCGTCCGGAGGTTTACCCGCGTGATGAAATCGAACATATCCTGGTAAGGGCCATTCTGGGTACGTTCGGCAATGATGTTTTCGACGGCTGCGTCGCCCGAGCCCTTGATACCACCCAGCCCGAACCGAATTTCGCCCTTCTTATTCACGCCAAACACCCGCTCCGATTCGTTCACGTCGGGGCCTAGCACCGGGATGTTGATGTTCTTACATTCTTCGAGGAAGAAGGTAATTTTCTCAATGTTGCCGAGGCAGCTCGTCAAAACCGCCGCCATGTACTCCGAACGGTAATGCGCCTTGAGCCAGGCCGTCTGGTAGGCTACGAAGGCGTAGCAGGTCGAGTGCGATTTGTTGAAGGCGTAGGAGGCGAAGGCTTCCCAGTCGGTCCATACTTTTTCGCAGGTTTTAACAGGCAGTTTGTTGGCGGCACAGCCCTCCATAAACTTGCCCTTCATCTTGTCGAGCGTGGCGCGGTCTTTCTTACCCATCGCCTTGCGCAGCACGTCGGCGTCGCCCTTGGTGAAGTTGCCCAGCTTCTGCGACAAGAGCATCAACTGCTCCTGATACACCGTGATGCCGTAGGTATCCGCCAGATACTCCTCCATCTCGGGCATGTCGTACTTCACCTCTTCACGGCCGTGCTTCCGGTTGATGAAGTTCGGGATGTACTGAATGGGACCGGGTCGATAGAGGGCGTTCATCGCAATGAGGTCCTCAAACCGGTCGGGCTTCAGGTCCTTCATGTACTTCTTCATCCCGTCGGATTCAAACTGGAAAATGGCGTTTGTCTCCCCCCGCTGGAATAGTTCGTATGGCTTCGGGTCGTCGAGCGGAATACTGTCGATGTCGATCTCCCGGCCGTAGTTCTGCTTGATCAAGCGCAGGCATTCCTTGATGATGGTGAGGTTGCGCAACCCCAGAAAGTCCATCTTAATCACGCCCGCGTCTTCGATTACCTTACCCTCGTACTGGGTGATAATCAGGTTGGTATCTTTCGACGTCGACACCGGCACGATGTTGCTCAGGTCGTCGGGGGCAATGATGATCCCCGCCGCGTGAACGCCCGTGTTGCGCACGGTGCCTTCCAGCCGCCGCGCCTGCTGCAACACGTTCTGCACCTTCTCGGTGTCGATCAGTTTCATGACCCGCCCCACGTTCTGATCACCCGACTCGAGCGCCCGCATCCGCCGTACGTTCTCGACTTCATCGGGTGTAATGAGGTTACTCAGCCCACCCGGCCCGTCGATCGGATCTTCGAAAATCCGCTTCAGGGTCATGTTGTAGGTTGGTTTGTCGGGCACCAGTTTGGCGAGGGCGTTGGCGTCGTTGAGGGGCAAATCCATCACCCGCGACACGTCTTTAATCGCCGATTTGGCCGCCATCGTACCGTAGGTAACAATGGCCGCCACCTGCTGCTTTCCGTATTTGTCGACTACATAATCGATCACCTTCTGCCGACCTTCATCATCAAAATCGGTATCGATATCGGGCATCGACTTCCGGTCGGGGTTGAGGAAGCGTTCAAACAGCAGGTTGTACTTAATGGGGTCGATATTGGTGATGCCGATGCAGTAAGCCACCGCCGAGCCCGCCGCCGAGCCCCGGCCCGGCCCCACCATCACGCCTAGGTCGCGCCCGGCCTTGATGAAGTCGGCCACGATGAGGAAATAGCCCGCAAAACCCATCGTCCGGATGGTAAACAACTCAAAATCGAGTCGTTCCTGCACTTCGGGCGAGATATCGACGTACCGTTTTTTGGCCCCTTCGTAGGTCAGGTGCTTGAGGTATTCCCACTGATTGAGGACGTCGTCGGTATGTTGCTGAAACTCCTGCGGAATCGGGAAGTTGGGCAGCAGAATATCGCGCTTCAGCTTCAGCGTCTCCACTTTGTCGACGATCTCGTTAGTATTGTCGATGGCCTCGGGCAGGTCGTGGAAGAGCGTGCTCATCTCCTGCGTGTTCTTGAAATAGAACTGATCGGAGAAGAACGCGAACCGCGTGTTTTTGGGCATCGCCTCCTCGTCGTTGAATTCCTTCATCGACGGTGTGCTCTGCTTTTCGCCCGTGTTGACGCACAGCAGAATATCGTGGGCAACCCAGTCGTCGCGGTCGACGTAGTGCGAGTCGTTGGAAGCGATGATCTTGACGTTGTATTTCCGGGCCAGCTTGACCAGCACCTCGTTGGCCTTGATCTGATCGGGAATCTCGTGGCGTTGCAGTTCCACGT comes from Fibrella aestuarina BUZ 2 and encodes:
- a CDS encoding ammonium transporter; protein product: MQKPAIIPLLILLAISVMGVFVPSVPTTIVTEGINSGDTAWMLMATALVLLMTPGLAYFYGGMVNNKNVISTMLQSFVAMGVISIIWVVCGFSLAFGDSIGGFVGNPSTFFMFKGVLDGKPWSLAATIPLAVFAFFQLKFAVITPALITGSMAERINFRSYVLFMILFSLFVYAPLAHWTWHPEGFLFKLGVLDFAGGTVVHMSAGWAALAGAIYLKRRKNHMEANFLPPANIPYVLLGTGLLWFGWFGFNAGSAVSASPLAATAFATTNTAAAAAGLGWVLFDAAKGKKVSALGFCIGAVVGLVAITPAAGFVTVPQAIFVGTIASMVSNYVAHLRSKSTLDDTLDVFPCHGVGGMVGMIMTGIFASKGVNAGVVDEGLAYGVTKLFMNHMIALVVVSAFAFGMSFLLLKVTDLILPLRVSEADEKEGLDVSQHDEFLIDA
- a CDS encoding porin — encoded protein: MKKALLLASLSSFAVVAQANDSTRVEQPKAVATAQPAATAPKAEGDDGKFTFSGYLDTYYFGNFNNPASQSNLGLGRAADGSVINGNARAFDQKSGQFGIGLIQAKATYTSSKVDAVMDLAFGPFADLGNYGNNVGFLGAGSTSLAIKQAYISLKATSKLTFTAGQFGTHIGYEVIDAPANYNYSLSNLFNNGPFYHIGVKAQYAFSDRVALMVGLVNNVDNLFDNNKKKGLVGQLFVSPVSGWNVYLNAIASNEASADLADGTKADDASYALFDLTTTYQITPKFFLGLNAAAGSQKGDYQGYGGPTTSKSWGGAAVYSNYAFTDKFGLGVRYEMFDNKSGVRGLTDAAGNGASVNSITVTGNITAADGHVLLKPEFRLDSYSANKFQKGDGSLTPSQATLGMAAIFKF
- the dnaE gene encoding DNA polymerase III subunit alpha produces the protein MQFSHLHCHTQYSLLDGQADIKKLIKKAKADNMPAVAITDHGNMFGVFEFVAESAKQGIKPIVGCEFYVVDDHTRKQFTKEQKDIRYHQLLLAKNPTGYKNLAKLCSLGYMEGLYGKYPRITKELIDKYKEGLIATTCCIGAIVPKTILKKGEEAGETEFKWWLDRFGEDYYVELQRHEIPDQIKANEVLVKLARKYNVKIIASNDSHYVDRDDWVAHDILLCVNTGEKQSTPSMKEFNDEEAMPKNTRFAFFSDQFYFKNTQEMSTLFHDLPEAIDNTNEIVDKVETLKLKRDILLPNFPIPQEFQQHTDDVLNQWEYLKHLTYEGAKKRYVDISPEVQERLDFELFTIRTMGFAGYFLIVADFIKAGRDLGVMVGPGRGSAAGSAVAYCIGITNIDPIKYNLLFERFLNPDRKSMPDIDTDFDDEGRQKVIDYVVDKYGKQQVAAIVTYGTMAAKSAIKDVSRVMDLPLNDANALAKLVPDKPTYNMTLKRIFEDPIDGPGGLSNLITPDEVENVRRMRALESGDQNVGRVMKLIDTEKVQNVLQQARRLEGTVRNTGVHAAGIIIAPDDLSNIVPVSTSKDTNLIITQYEGKVIEDAGVIKMDFLGLRNLTIIKECLRLIKQNYGREIDIDSIPLDDPKPYELFQRGETNAIFQFESDGMKKYMKDLKPDRFEDLIAMNALYRPGPIQYIPNFINRKHGREEVKYDMPEMEEYLADTYGITVYQEQLMLLSQKLGNFTKGDADVLRKAMGKKDRATLDKMKGKFMEGCAANKLPVKTCEKVWTDWEAFASYAFNKSHSTCYAFVAYQTAWLKAHYRSEYMAAVLTSCLGNIEKITFFLEECKNINIPVLGPDVNESERVFGVNKKGEIRFGLGGIKGSGDAAVENIIAERTQNGPYQDMFDFITRVNLRTVNKKTIESLAYAGAFDALDPDIHRAQYFETAPGDTSTFIEKIIRYANNHHAEKSASQQSLFGGGAGNDVAMPRPKPPVVTPWNQIEKLKFEKDVVGFYITGHPLDEFTVELEGFCNCTLDKVYETNAPELRIGGIVSSVQTRIAKNGNPFMIFKLEDYQGSMEMTLFGEDYARMAQYVEPGLFLHVTGKTQNRWNSDQLEFKPTNIRYLSDIREKMCKELAITINLAFLSEELIGVINDLVKAHPGTCTLSMKVKDPDEPVEVNLLSRQYRVFPDNRLLNALRSMDGVHCKVA